The Malus domestica chromosome 10, GDT2T_hap1 genome contains a region encoding:
- the LOC114827679 gene encoding BTB/POZ domain-containing protein At5g48800-like: MDRGGDKHQQQQQQQPQLSLAKSSRQQRYNEWIFRDVPSDITIQVNGGAFSLHKFPLVSRSGRIRRLVAEHRDSDISRVELLNLPGGAESFELAAKFCYGINFEITSSNVAQLCCASDYLEMTEEFSKDNLGSRTEEYLESVVCKNLEMCVEVLQQCESLLPLADELRIVSRCIDAIASKACVEQIASSFSRLEYSSSGRLHMNRQAKSDGDWWIEDLSVIRVDLYERVITAMKCRGVRPESIGASLVNYAQKELTKKSSLWNPSGQTKVDINSAPTGHEKLVVETIVSLLPVEKLVIPINFLFGLLRSAVMLDCTIACRLDLERRIGSQLDIATLDDLLIPSFKHAGDTLFDVDTVHRILVNFSQQDDSEEDMEDGSVFESDSPHSPSQTALFKVSKLVDNYLAEIAPDANLKLAKFIVIADALPEHARTIHDGLYRAIDIYLKAHQGLTDTDRKRLCKMIDFQKLSQEAGAHAAQNERLPLQSIVQVLYFEQIRLRNSLGCSNEDEPKPMHQSWRISSGALSAAMSPRDNYASLRRENRELKLELARLRMRLNDLEREHVCMKRDMQRSNSRKFMSSFSKKIGKLSFFANSSSRASTSPSRHSYRTNSKVIERTCASTD; this comes from the exons ATGGACCGCGGCGGTGACAAgcatcagcagcagcagcagcagcaaccgcAGCTATCCTTGGCTAAGAGTTCGCGGCAGCAGCGATACAATGAATG GATTTTTCGGGATGTTCCTAGCGATATTACAATACAAGTGAATGGAGGGGCGTTTTCATTACATAAG TTCCCTCTTGTCTCTCGAAGTGGGAGAATCCGGAGGTTGGTTGCTGAACACAGGGATTCTGATATCTCAAGAGTGGAGCTTCTTAATCTACCAGGAGGTGCAGAATCATTTGAGTTGGCAGCAAAGTTCTGTTATGGTATTAACTTCGAAATCACATCTTCAAACGTTGCTCAGCTGTGTTGTGCTTCTGATTACCTCGAAATGACTGAAGAGTTCTCGAAAGATAATCTTGGTTCGCGCACTGAGGAATACCTTGAAAGCGTTGTTTGCAAAAATCTTGAAATGTGTGTTGAGGTTCTGCAGCAATGTGAGAGTTTACTACCTCTAGCTGATGAGCTGAGAATAGTTAGCCGTTGCATAGATGCAATAGCCTCAAAGGCTTGTGTGGAGCAAATTGCTTCTAGCTTTTCACGCTTGGAGTATAGCAGCTCGGGGAGACTTCACATGAACAGGCAAGCTAAATCTGATGGGGACTGGTGGATAGAAGATCTTTCGGTTATTCGAGTTGACTTGTACGAAAGAGTCATAACAGCCATGAAGTGCCGCGGAGTTCGCCCTGAGAGTATTGGTGCATCTCTTGTGAACTATGCGCAGAAGGAGTTGACAAAAAAGTCCAGCTTATGGAATCCGTCTGGCCAGACAAAAGTTGACATAAATTCAGCTCCAACTGGGCATGAAAAACTCGTGGTTGAGACAATTGTCAGCCTCCTGCCCGTTGAGAAACTTGTTATTCCAATCAATTTCCTATTTGGGCTTTTGCGAAGCGCTGTAATGCTTGATTGCACAATTGCTTGCAGACTTGATCTGGAGAGGAGGATAGGGTCCCAGCTGGACATTGCTACTCTTGATGATCTTCTgattccttctttcaagcacgCAGGCGATACTTTATTTGATGTGGATACAGTGCATAGGATTTTAGTTAACTTTTCTCAGCAAGATGATAGCGAAGAAGATATGGAAGATGGATCTGTTTTCGAATCTGATAGTCCTCATTCGCCTTCCCAAACCGCTTTGTTTAAAGTTTCAAAGTTGGTGGACAACTACCTTGCTGAAATAGCCCCTGATGCAAACCTCAAGCTTGCTAAGTTCATAGTCATTGCTGATGCTTTACCCGAGCACGCACGAACAATTCATGATGGGCTGTATCGAGCCATTGATATTTACTTAAAA GCTCATCAAGGTTTAACCGATACAGACAGGAAGAGGCTCTGCAAAATGATTGATTTCCAAAAGCTCTCACAAGAAGCTGGTGCCCACGCTGCACAAAACGAGCGCCTCCCTCTCCAGTCGATCGTACAAGTGCTTTATTTTGAGCAAATAAGGCTCAGAAATTCCTTGGGATGCTCTAATGAAGATGAACCCAAGCCAATGCACCAGTCTTGGCGGATCAGCAGTGGTGCGCTCAGTGCAGCAATGTCTCCGCGAGACAACTATGCATCATTGAGGAGAGAAAACCGTGAGCTAAAACTTGAGCTAGCCCGGTTAAGGATGAGACTAAATGACCTTGAGAGAGAACATGTCTGTATGAAGAGGGATATGCAAAGGTCCAACTCTCGTAAATTTATGAGTTCTTTCTCCAAGAAGATTGGCAAGCTGAGTTTCTTTGCAAATAGTTCTTCAAGGGCATCTACATCTCCGTCAAGGCATTCTTATAGAACCAATTCTAAAGTGATCGAGAGAACGTGTGCAAGCACAGATTAG